From the Desulfosarcina sp. BuS5 genome, one window contains:
- a CDS encoding hemolysin family protein produces MSSWLNILIICCCVIIQGFFSGSEMVLLSSNKLRLRRGVAQGSKGAVLALEMINNPRWFLSTTSTGTNMFVIISSVVAAVWFESFFKTYGELLTVIIISPVLLMFGEIIPRTIFQQKATEFAPRIAYPLWIASRIISPVTLLVFQISRLFYTSLGKESLNREDSITREELEHMLVTPGHGSDLKKKEQKLIKRVFHLAKSKVSDVMIPLVHVTAVSETGSIKDVVKTVRRTGYSRIPVFKDRIDNLIGIVYAFDLLDATDDPAIISRFIRKVPFVPESKRADELMLFMQKTGNSIVIVVDEYGGSTGIITIEDILEEVVGEISDEYDHEVKQWVRLSKNRFLVNARIEIEELNERLGLDLPKEGYETAGGFLLKQMGRIPQRGETFMHQGIRFTVAKSSSRSIHEIVISLPEKGADT; encoded by the coding sequence ATGAGTTCCTGGCTTAACATATTGATAATATGCTGTTGTGTCATAATCCAGGGATTTTTTTCCGGCTCTGAAATGGTGTTGCTCTCTTCCAATAAGTTGAGGCTCAGGAGAGGGGTTGCCCAAGGTTCTAAAGGGGCCGTGCTGGCCCTTGAAATGATAAACAATCCACGCTGGTTCCTTTCCACCACCAGCACCGGCACCAATATGTTCGTTATTATATCATCGGTTGTAGCAGCAGTATGGTTTGAGTCTTTTTTCAAAACATACGGTGAGCTTTTAACTGTTATTATTATTTCCCCGGTTCTTTTAATGTTTGGGGAAATAATTCCCAGAACCATCTTTCAGCAGAAAGCAACGGAATTTGCTCCGCGGATCGCATATCCCCTTTGGATAGCTTCACGAATAATATCACCTGTTACACTGCTGGTTTTTCAGATCAGCAGGCTTTTTTACACAAGCCTCGGCAAGGAATCACTTAATAGGGAAGATTCCATTACAAGAGAAGAACTCGAACATATGCTGGTTACTCCAGGGCATGGAAGCGACCTTAAAAAAAAGGAACAGAAGCTTATAAAAAGGGTTTTTCATCTTGCAAAGTCGAAGGTCTCCGATGTGATGATTCCCCTTGTCCATGTGACCGCTGTTTCGGAAACCGGGTCGATTAAGGATGTGGTAAAAACAGTAAGACGCACAGGTTATTCCAGAATCCCTGTTTTTAAAGATAGAATCGATAATCTAATCGGTATTGTATATGCTTTTGATTTGCTGGATGCAACGGATGACCCGGCCATTATCAGTCGGTTTATAAGAAAGGTGCCTTTTGTGCCGGAGTCGAAGAGAGCTGATGAACTTATGCTTTTTATGCAGAAAACCGGGAATTCGATTGTCATTGTTGTTGATGAATATGGCGGATCAACAGGGATTATTACAATAGAAGACATCCTTGAAGAGGTGGTCGGGGAAATTAGTGACGAGTATGATCATGAAGTAAAGCAGTGGGTCAGGCTTTCTAAAAACAGGTTCCTTGTTAATGCGCGCATTGAAATAGAGGAGCTCAATGAGCGGCTTGGCCTTGATCTTCCGAAAGAAGGGTATGAAACAGCAGGCGGCTTTTTGCTGAAACAGATGGGCCGGATACCGCAAAGAGGAGAAACCTTTATGCACCAGGGTATAAGATTTACTGTCGCAAAATCGAGTTCAAGGTCGATTCATGAAATCGTTATTTCGCTGCCTGAAAAAGGGGCTGACACGTAG
- a CDS encoding hemolysin family protein, giving the protein MEISLYTNIAIIIFLLIFSGFFSGSEAALFSLTTIQRGRIKKGGGKRAIIIEKLLKNPRRLIVTILIGNDMVNIAASVVAAYLCVSLFGSHGKWVAMAAMTPLTLVFAEVIPKTVSINNNERLVPFMSGIIYSFAAVIAPLRWAFDSMAQIFIILTGSAGAGRSSAIMEDDFLDMVNLSHEGGELKGVERDLIHNVFEFSDAHVFEVMTPLDKILSLSHDTEGDIIIRCVKNNPFSRIPVYEHSIDNITGVLYVKDLLRFDLKKIKGRRNILQKISRRPLFVQETQKVDELFHTLKNRRKHMAICLNEHGHISGLVTMEDLLEELFGEIYDEYDKVEL; this is encoded by the coding sequence TTGGAAATTTCACTATATACTAATATAGCTATAATAATTTTTCTCCTGATCTTTTCGGGGTTTTTTTCAGGTTCGGAAGCGGCTCTTTTCTCTCTTACCACAATTCAACGTGGGCGTATCAAAAAAGGCGGCGGTAAACGAGCGATTATCATAGAAAAGCTTCTAAAGAATCCAAGAAGGCTTATAGTAACAATTCTGATCGGCAATGATATGGTTAATATTGCCGCTTCGGTTGTGGCTGCATATCTCTGTGTATCCCTTTTCGGCAGCCATGGCAAATGGGTTGCCATGGCTGCCATGACGCCCCTTACACTTGTATTTGCCGAAGTTATTCCTAAAACAGTTTCCATAAATAATAATGAGCGCCTGGTTCCCTTTATGTCCGGAATTATATACTCTTTTGCGGCTGTTATTGCGCCTTTGAGGTGGGCTTTTGACAGTATGGCGCAAATTTTTATAATATTAACAGGATCCGCAGGAGCAGGCCGCAGTTCGGCCATTATGGAAGATGATTTTCTTGATATGGTCAACCTTAGTCACGAAGGTGGTGAACTTAAGGGGGTGGAAAGAGATCTTATTCATAATGTATTTGAGTTCAGTGATGCCCATGTGTTTGAGGTCATGACTCCTTTGGATAAGATACTCTCTCTTTCCCATGATACCGAAGGTGATATAATAATAAGATGCGTGAAGAACAATCCTTTTTCACGCATTCCGGTTTATGAGCATAGTATCGACAACATTACAGGGGTACTCTATGTCAAGGACCTTTTAAGGTTTGATCTGAAAAAAATAAAGGGTAGGCGCAACATTTTGCAGAAGATAAGCAGGCGCCCCCTTTTTGTGCAGGAGACACAAAAGGTTGATGAACTCTTCCATACATTAAAGAATAGGCGTAAACATATGGCGATCTGTCTTAATGAACATGGGCATATTTCCGGGCTGGTTACCATGGAGGATCTGCTGGAAGAGCTGTTTGGTGAAATTTATGATGAATATGACAAGGTCGAGTTATGA